One window of Calypte anna isolate BGI_N300 chromosome 9, bCalAnn1_v1.p, whole genome shotgun sequence genomic DNA carries:
- the PTX3 gene encoding pentraxin-related protein PTX3, which yields MLPRAMLSLLTLFCVFRASASVLDEEDDYDLMYVNLENEIEGPVLGTEETASCDCQREHTEWDKLFIMLENSQMKENMMLQALDEILKVDLQTLRAELTQLTTHLTGTLAVALEKATSQMVSQVEQALVRKGDHGEEAQRLQESEQGKVLQQVLLLSHNVSSRLGQLERAWLRSSEVEAQETAFQHQKSSPGRGENLILNSLWKELQQTRAELKASQKWAAQHLLPAGCETAILFPMRSKKIFGSVHPAAGMALHSFTACIWIKVTEALDKTVVFSYGTKFNPYEIQLYLSWESAVLLVGGEQHKLAAKNVVVPGKWIHLCGTWSSEKGSASLWVKGELAGTALGFAAAHTIPAGGILQIGQEKNGCCVGGGFDEALAFSGKLTGFNLWDRVLSAQEIAAQSGEDACSIRGNVVGWGVTEVLPSGGAQYVS from the exons ATGCTGCCCCGAGCAATGCTCTCCCTGCTTACcctgttctgtgttttcaggGCTTCTGCTTCTGTTCTGGATGAAGAGGATGACTATGACCTCATGTATGTGAATCTGGAGAACGAAATTGAAGGTCCCGTTCTGGGGACGGAGGAAA CTGCTTCGTGTGACTGCCAGCGGGAGCACACTGAGTGGGACAAGCTCTTCATCATGCTGGAGAACTCCCAGATGAAGGAGAACATGATGCTGCAGGCACTGGATGAGATCCTAAAGGTGGACCTGCAGACACTGAGGGCAGAGCTGACCCAGCTCACCACCCACCTGACGGGCACCTTGGCAGTGGCCCTGGAGAAAGCCACCTCCCAGATGGTGTCACAGGTAGAGCAGGCACTTGTGAGGAAGGGTGACCACGGGGAGGAAGCCCAGAGGCTTCAGGAGTCTGAGCAAGGCAAGGTTCTCcagcaggtcctgctgctgagcCACAACGTGTCCAGCAGGCTGGGCCAGCTGGAGAGGGCTTGGCTGAGGAGCTCCGAGGTGGAGGCTCAGGAGACAGCTTTCCAGCACCAGAAATCCAGTCCCGGCAGAGGAGAGAATCTCATTTTGAACTCTCTGTGGAAAGAGCTGCAGCAAACCAGAGCTGAACTGAAGGCATCCCAGAAGTGGGCAGCTCAGCACTTGCTGCCAGCAG GGTGTGAAACAGCAATTCTGTTCCCCATGCGTTCAAAAAAGATCTTTGGGAGCGTTCACCCAGCAGCTGGAATGGCCCTTCACTCCTTCACTGCTTGCATCTGGATCAAGGTGACGGAGGCTTTGGATAAAACTGTTGTCTTCTCCTATGGAACCAAGTTCAATCCCTATGAAATCCAGCTCTATCTCAGCTGGGAGTCTGCAGTGCTCCTCGTTGGTGGTGAGCAGCACAAGTTAGCTGCCAAAAACGTAGTTGTTCCTGGGAAGTGGATCCACCTCTGTGGTACCTGGAGCTCGGAGAAGGGATCTGCATCCCTGTGGGTGAAGGGAGAGCTGGCAGGCACTGCCctgggctttgctgctgctcacacCATCCCAGCAGGAGGGATTTTGCAGATTGGCCAGGAGAAGAACGGCTGCTGCGTTGGAGGTGGATTTGATGAAGCTTTGGCCTTCTCTGGGAAATTAACTGGCTTCAACCTGTGGGACAGAGTGCTCAGTGCCCAGGAGATAGCAGCCCAGAGCGGGGAGGATGCGTGCAGCATCAGGGGCAACGTCGTCGGGTGGGGAGTCACAGAAGTTCTGCCATCGGGAGGAGCTCAGTATGTCTCTTAG